From the genome of Miscanthus floridulus cultivar M001 chromosome 10, ASM1932011v1, whole genome shotgun sequence, one region includes:
- the LOC136488664 gene encoding ankyrin repeat-containing protein ITN1-like: MKQLALDDPGVLVGITPQGNTCLHVASILGHEKFCKDVLALDQSVFLVTAINKDGETLLLTAVTRGHDTLAFILLRYCRDQQLSETILNQDKRGCNALHRALWRGYRALALELIEAEPALSKAANVRDESPMFIAAMRNVEDVLDKLLGIPDSAHSGTSSSNALHAAVRNGNKVSI, translated from the coding sequence ATGAAGCAGCTCGCCCTTGATGACCCGGGCGTGCTGGTTGGAATCACGCCACAGGGGAACACTTGCCTCCACGTCGCCTCTATCCTTGGCCACGAGAAATTCTGCAAGGATGTCCTAGCGTTGGACCAATCTGTGTTTCTTGTCACCGCCATCAACAAAGACGGGGAGACGCTGCTGCTCACCGCCGTGACCAGGGGCCATGACACTTTAGCTTTTATCCTCCTCAGGTACTGCCGTGATCAGCAGCTGAGCGAGACGATCCTGAATCAAGACAAGCGCGGGTGCAACGCGCTGCACCGTGCCCTCTGGAGAGGGTATAGGGCGCTGGCACTCGAGCTGATTGAGGCAGAGCCTGCTTTGTCGAAAGCTGCCAATGTACGCGACGAGTCACCAATGTTCATCGCCGCAATGAGAAACGTGGAAGATGTGCTCGATAAATTGTTGGGGATTCCTGATTCGGCCCATTCAGGGACCTCCAGCTCCAATGCTCTTCATGCTGCAGTCAGAA